A genomic stretch from Syntrophales bacterium includes:
- a CDS encoding 4Fe-4S dicluster domain-containing protein has product MPRWGMVIDLDKCVGCQACTVACKAENNVPHGSPEEQKERRDFFWNKMIAATSGRYPSVKTELIPMPCMHCDKAPCVTVCPAEATYRRADGIIVQDFRRCIGCKYCIVACPYGARNFNGKEQEEKEYSRHDLPPDRKSWGPWPFPTRTHGVVEKCTFCFHRIDQGLKEGKKIGTEVVPACVEACPSGARIFGDLDDPKSNVSRTLASRDSFQLREELSTHPKVYYLPK; this is encoded by the coding sequence ATGCCACGGTGGGGAATGGTAATTGATCTGGACAAGTGTGTCGGCTGTCAGGCGTGCACGGTCGCCTGCAAGGCGGAAAACAATGTCCCGCATGGCTCGCCCGAGGAGCAGAAGGAGCGCAGGGATTTCTTCTGGAACAAGATGATCGCCGCGACCAGCGGCAGGTACCCCTCGGTAAAAACGGAACTGATCCCGATGCCCTGCATGCATTGCGATAAGGCCCCCTGCGTGACGGTATGTCCTGCGGAGGCCACGTATCGAAGGGCGGACGGAATCATCGTGCAGGATTTCAGAAGATGCATAGGCTGCAAGTACTGCATCGTCGCCTGTCCTTACGGGGCCCGGAACTTCAACGGCAAGGAGCAGGAAGAAAAGGAGTACTCCCGTCACGACCTTCCGCCCGATCGCAAGTCATGGGGCCCCTGGCCGTTTCCGACCAGAACCCACGGCGTGGTTGAGAAGTGCACCTTCTGTTTCCACCGCATCGATCAGGGTCTGAAAGAGGGGAAGAAGATCGGCACGGAGGTCGTTCCCGCCTGCGTCGAGGCCTGTCCCTCCGGAGCGAGGATTTTCGGCGATCTGGACGATCCGAAAAGCAATGTGTCCCGAACGCTGGCGTCGCGGGACAGCTTCCAGCTCCGGGAAGAGCTCTCCACGCACCCCAAAGTCTATTATTTACCTAAATGA
- a CDS encoding molybdopterin-dependent oxidoreductase, with protein MKSEDAVSQKKPGGLKFNRRTFIKLSALTGVAIGAGQILGPAITHSSDPVPPGAAAPLDEKWINTSCINCPARCAIKVRVAGGKAVKITGNPLSRVSEGKVCPRAYVGLQVLYDQGRVNFPLKRTNAQKGKGVDPKWQPVSWEEALDEIARRLQAIRQKEEPHKLLLFSGLNTRSSEDMIARFAEAYGTPNLVSGDALEAETLKAGNWMADGRYGDVAYDLDNTNYILAFGADILESSRPLARLLRKWGKMRREKPNRTRIVVINPRYSLTAAKSDLWAPINPGTDAALAMALAHVIIRENLYDSAFVSRWTAGFDAYKKLALDEYSPEEVAKITGVDADDIRKMAREFAGTRPAIAIGGREAVDWTNGSYTAYAIACLNALVGSIDVPGGVIYQEGVKFSPMPGIAEDGIAKKGKSQPALDLRKTAKYPLAEVVTNQIPESLLKGEPYPVEMAIGFNSNFNMLSPGMEKWDEALRKIPFYVHIAPFVSEMAFDADIILPATTYLEEWAYDFSPPGSGFAELKLKQPVVPLRGKNRPIPEVIFEIAKKTGGAVANAFAGLGDNAEGFVKYRTASLLSWKEFVETGVWIGNDYEYRKYERLFATPSKKFEFYSGNMKALFAAKKLAAAGDLSFLPHYGAPKFLGEASAFPLVLLPYQPLMVVENGSQNYPWAQEAFLPMCGVGWQVFAEMNTDTAKKLGLKNGGFVWVESASGKIRAKVKFSEGIHPEVVAMATGQGHWSYGKWQTGIGVNPNEITGLDYDSLSGQSAFFNTRVKVYKA; from the coding sequence ATGAAAAGCGAAGATGCTGTCAGTCAGAAAAAGCCAGGCGGATTAAAATTTAACAGAAGAACCTTCATCAAGCTGTCGGCTTTGACCGGCGTCGCCATCGGGGCCGGTCAGATACTGGGACCCGCCATTACCCACTCCTCTGATCCTGTCCCTCCGGGCGCTGCCGCGCCGCTTGACGAAAAATGGATCAACACCTCCTGCATCAACTGTCCCGCCCGCTGCGCAATCAAGGTGCGGGTGGCGGGTGGCAAGGCGGTCAAGATCACCGGCAATCCGCTTTCCCGCGTTTCGGAGGGTAAGGTGTGCCCCCGCGCCTACGTGGGGCTGCAGGTGCTCTACGATCAGGGGCGGGTGAATTTTCCGTTGAAGAGGACAAACGCCCAGAAGGGAAAGGGGGTTGATCCGAAATGGCAGCCCGTTTCCTGGGAGGAGGCCCTCGATGAAATTGCCAGACGCCTCCAGGCGATCCGGCAGAAGGAGGAGCCGCACAAGCTCCTGCTGTTCAGTGGTCTTAACACGAGAAGCAGCGAGGATATGATCGCCCGCTTTGCGGAGGCCTACGGAACGCCCAATCTAGTTTCCGGGGACGCGCTCGAGGCGGAGACGCTCAAGGCGGGCAACTGGATGGCTGACGGCCGTTACGGCGATGTAGCCTACGACCTTGACAACACAAACTACATCCTCGCATTCGGAGCGGACATCCTGGAGTCGTCCCGGCCGCTGGCCCGGCTGCTCCGCAAATGGGGAAAGATGCGCAGGGAGAAGCCGAACCGCACCAGAATCGTCGTTATCAATCCCCGCTATTCGCTGACCGCGGCTAAATCCGATTTGTGGGCGCCGATCAATCCTGGCACGGACGCCGCCTTGGCGATGGCCTTGGCTCATGTTATCATTCGGGAAAATCTCTACGACAGCGCTTTTGTGAGCCGCTGGACGGCGGGGTTTGACGCCTACAAAAAACTGGCGCTCGACGAGTACAGCCCGGAGGAGGTTGCAAAAATTACCGGTGTTGACGCAGACGACATACGCAAAATGGCAAGAGAGTTCGCCGGGACAAGGCCGGCAATCGCCATCGGCGGCAGGGAAGCGGTTGACTGGACGAACGGTTCGTACACCGCCTACGCGATTGCCTGTCTGAACGCCTTGGTCGGGAGCATTGATGTCCCGGGCGGCGTTATCTACCAGGAAGGCGTCAAATTCTCGCCGATGCCCGGGATCGCCGAGGATGGAATCGCGAAGAAGGGCAAAAGCCAGCCGGCCCTGGATTTGCGAAAAACCGCAAAGTATCCCCTGGCCGAGGTGGTTACGAATCAGATTCCGGAGTCGCTGCTCAAGGGCGAACCGTACCCGGTGGAGATGGCGATAGGCTTCAACAGCAACTTCAACATGCTTTCCCCAGGGATGGAAAAATGGGACGAAGCACTCAGAAAAATCCCGTTTTACGTTCATATAGCCCCGTTCGTAAGCGAAATGGCGTTCGATGCCGACATCATTCTGCCTGCCACGACCTATCTTGAAGAGTGGGCGTATGATTTTTCGCCTCCCGGTTCCGGCTTTGCGGAGCTGAAACTCAAGCAGCCCGTTGTCCCCCTGCGGGGAAAGAACAGGCCGATTCCTGAGGTAATTTTTGAAATCGCCAAAAAGACCGGTGGCGCTGTCGCAAATGCATTTGCCGGCCTCGGCGACAACGCCGAGGGGTTTGTAAAATACCGCACCGCGTCGCTTCTGTCCTGGAAAGAGTTTGTCGAGACGGGGGTATGGATCGGGAATGATTACGAGTATCGCAAATATGAGCGGCTGTTCGCCACCCCTTCCAAGAAATTCGAGTTTTATTCGGGGAATATGAAGGCGCTTTTTGCCGCGAAGAAACTGGCGGCGGCGGGCGACTTGAGCTTCCTGCCCCATTACGGGGCGCCGAAGTTCCTCGGAGAGGCATCCGCCTTTCCCCTCGTGCTGCTCCCCTACCAGCCCTTGATGGTCGTCGAAAACGGCAGCCAGAATTACCCGTGGGCGCAGGAGGCGTTTCTGCCGATGTGCGGGGTGGGCTGGCAGGTTTTCGCCGAGATGAACACGGACACCGCAAAGAAGCTGGGGCTTAAAAACGGCGGCTTTGTCTGGGTGGAGTCCGCCTCCGGCAAAATCCGGGCAAAGGTCAAGTTTTCCGAGGGAATCCATCCGGAGGTGGTGGCGATGGCGACCGGCCAGGGCCACTGGTCCTACGGCAAATGGCAGACGGGCATTGGCGTTAATCCCAATGAAATAACAGGGTTGGATTATGACTCTTTGAGCGGCCAGTCCGCCTTCTTCAACACGAGGGTCAAGGTTTACAAGGCTTAG